One region of Gouania willdenowi chromosome 13, fGouWil2.1, whole genome shotgun sequence genomic DNA includes:
- the rilp gene encoding RILP-like protein 1, which produces MEPVPDSRDRGEEDCFHRAVSALTVNDVYEIAKLVGTELEKVIDGYGKESVEGLVPRIVKVLELLESFASRNNVHKQREEELLRTFENLQLRRCGGRDGEENPDPQQVLDWQQKEQQWMERCEELQSQIQQLQEDREELQSRLKGNHAQEDRVQRQEREVMLKLKEVVDKQRDELRAKVQQITTISKEVEALQEQLERFMKMNGELRHKQDVLQAQLRSTVERKADMEADLKEKHKEIKNLQALLDRTNSNNPASAHETASESNENSADQKDSDLPCFTKKEVRDILFERNELKTNLFLVQEELNYYQREILNEERCPGFLLEAVRSAIRQRRKLIKSKMLGIPVNECSSSEEEERSSLFGHTEVDGAEVDESEKPAESRIRNLFGFLTRSGNGRSPTHMSSSASTWEIIDDSEASEEVEQSPAS; this is translated from the exons ATGGAGCCTGTCCCGGACAGCAGAGACCGTGGAGAGGAGGACTGCTTCCACAGAGCCGTCTCCGCTCTAACCGTCAACGACGTCTACGAGATAGCCAAGCTAGTCGGCACCGAGCTGGAGAAAGTCATCGACGGGTACGGCAAAGAGAGCGTGGAGGGTCTCGTACCGAGGATAGTGAAGGTTCTGGAGCTGCTGGAGAGCTTTGCCTCCAGGAACAACGTTCACAAGCAGCGAGAAGAAGAGCTGCTGCGGACTTTTGAGAACCTTCAGCTGAGGCGGTGCGGAGGCAGAGATGGAGAGGAGAACCCTGACCCACAGCAAGTACTG GATTGGCAGCAGAAGGAGCAGCAGTGGATGGAGAGATGTGAGGAGCTGCAGAGTCAGATCCAACAGCTCCAGGAGGACAGAGAGGAGCTGCAGAGCAGGTTGAAGGGAAACCACGCACAGGAAG ACCGAGTGCAGCGGCAGGAGCGGGAGGTGATGCTGAAGCTGAAGGAGGTTGTGGACAAACAGCGAGATGAACTAAGGGCCAAAGTGCAGCAAATAACCACCATTTCTAAAGAGGTGGAAGCG cttcaGGAGCAGCTGGAACGTTTCATGAAGATGAACGGTGAGTTGCGACACAAGCAGGACGTGCTGCAGGCTCAGCTGAGGAGCACCGTGGAGAGGAAAGCAGACATGGAGGCCGACctgaaggaaaaacacaaagagaTAAAAAACCTCCAAGCTCTGCTGGACAGGACCAACAGCAACAACCCT GCCAGTGCTCATGAAACAGCTTCTGAGTCAAATGAAAACTCAGCTGACCAGAAGGATTCAGATCTGCCGTGTTTCACCAAAAAAGAAGTCCGCGATATTCTGTTTGAGAGGAACGAGCTCAAAACCAACCTCTTCCTAGTGCAGGAGGAGCTCAACTACTACCAgag GGAGATACTAAATGAGGAGAGATGTCCTGGTTTCCTCCTCGAGGCCGTTCGCTCTGCTATCAGACAGAGAAGAAAGCTCATCAAGTCCAAGATGCTTGGGATTCCTGTAAACGAATGCAGTAGCAG cgaggaggaagagaggagtTCTCTGTTTGGACATACAGAAGTAGACGGTGCAGAAGTGGATGAGAGTGAGAAACCAGCTGAATCCCGTATTAGAAACCT CTTCGGCTTCCTCACTCGATCGGGAAACGGCCGGAGCCCCACCCACATGAGCAGCTCCGCCTCCACATGGGAGATCATCGACGACTCGGAGGCCAGTGAGGAGGTGGAGCAGAGCCCCGCCTCCTGA
- the scarf1 gene encoding scavenger receptor class F member 1, translating to MKVLLTALAALFCCSLHSGHLLDPTGKNVCHDTRDPSHLVCCSGWQQEEKECSIPVCEGDHACLKDEMCLSPGVCRCPAGYFGAQCKSRCPSEFWAPDCRQMCPCYPHGRCHPSTGECTCFPNRWGPICQHTCKCTRHGRCHAVHGNCTCDEGWWLSTCAKPCQCFSEGSTGSGCDQLTGRCQCQLSHWGQKCAFTCNCNQSPCHQRSGVCECVPGWWGSSCEQKCKCDLTHSSCDPTTGKCLCHPGYQDVLCDQPCEAGKYGRGCLMSCGYCRDDQPCSVTDGLCSTCEPGWNGTRCDVPCSSGFFGDGCKETCPRCRNNEPCDPITGICSRCDAGWTGSRCQEACTDRTFGDGCRFLCSPCLHGNCHHVTGKCVCEPGFQGESCNNSCPALHFGLNCSSVCDCGAGVDCHSVTGVCSYSGRGAVLAGVLVPLLLLLLAVLCCCLCCGGGPADTKNRESSGDGSVYVRMKYHVYSVLANIGAALPCISDWSSGLPRVTVSHHDPESTFNHSFIEPPSSGWVTEGSSFDSDEEEGEALYCVPPREDIPAVAGGEFQEMSSKCNMFLDPSGFSCEDITSPFNIPRTSSIAKSKRPSVSFAEGTRFSPKERRGSAQDSAVLSRTKPKSPWGVLMLSSLQNSGGAPRGSEKDGSEGEGREEEVEVEVIEDQRHNCTAAEQEEERASAQVPACSGPATTSNTDTAASEAQPNKVTTVYVTVGKAGKPVTTTNSSSEGPVQAMLRRLGSLQRRQEQESNRTKPKKVDEITKPPRKKLGARARVWEHREPSAEEAVAYKPVRKKLCDAPGSSDGLQSESSTPARQPSFILKSVPEVSSADADSDLQVDGDQRVIQTESHYLTVGPAGDAARLPEVNVKDEPCYENIFIKHS from the exons ATGAAGGTTCTCCTCACAGCGCTGGCTGCTTTGTTCTGTTGTTCTCTGCACTCTGGACATTTGTTGGATCCTACAGGGAAGAACGTCTGCCATGACACGAG GGACCCTTCACACCTGGTCTGCTGCTCTGGATGGCAGCAAGAGGAAAAGGAGTGTTCCATCC ctgTATGTGAAGGGGACCACGCTTGTCTAAAGGATGAGATGTGTTTGTCTCCTGGAGTGTGTCGCTGTCCAGCTGGCTACTTTGGAGCGCAATGTAAATCAC GTTGTCCCTCTGAGTTCTGGGCTCCTGACTGTCGTCAGATGTGTCCGTGCTACCCACACGGCCGCTGTCATCCCTCCACAGGTGAGTGCACATGCTTCCCAAACCGCTGGGGTCCGATTTGCCAGCACACCTGCAAGTGCACCCGCCATGGCCGCTGCCACGCGGTACATGGAAACTGCACGTGTGATGAAGGCTGGTGGCTCTCCACGTGTGCCAAGCCATGCCAGTGCTTCAGTGAGGGGTCTACAGGCTCAGGATGTGACCAGCTGACGGGCCGATGCCAGTGTCAGCTGAGTCACTGGGGCCAGAAGTGTGCCTTCACCTGCAACTGCAACCAGTCTCCATGCCATCAGCGCTctggtgtgtgtgaatgtgtgcctGGTTGGTGGGGATCCAGCTGTGAGCAGAAGTGTAAGTGTGACCTCACACACAGCAGTTGTGATCCAACAACTGGAAAATGTTTGTGCCACCCGGGATACCAGGATGTGCTGTGTGACCAGCCCTGTGAGGCTGGGAAGTATGGCCGTGGCTGCTTAATGAG CTGTGGTTATTGTAGAGATGATCAGCCCTGCTCAGTGACCGATGGGCTGTGTTCTACCTGTGAGCCGGGCTGGAACGGTACCAGATGTGACGTCCCCTGCTCGTCAGGTTTCTTTGGTGACGGCTGTAAAGAAACTTGTCCACGATGCAGGAACAACGAACCATGTGACCCAATAACTGGGATATGTTCGAGGTGTGATGCCGGATGGACTGGATCAAG GTGCCAGGAAGCCTGCACTGACAGGACGTTCGGGGACGGCTGTCGCTTCCTGTGTAGTCCTTGTCTCCACGgtaactgccatcatgtgacagGAAAATGTGTCTGTGAGCCAGGCTTTCAGGGGGAGAG TTGCAACAACAGCTGTCCTGCGCTGCACTTCGGACTAAACTGCTCATCTGTCTGTGACTGTGGAGCGGGAGTCGACTGCCACTCTGTCACTGGTGTCTGTTCGTACA gTGGCCGAGGCGCTGTGCTGGCAGGCGTGCTGgttcctctgctgctgctgctgctggccgTGCTGTGCTGCTGCTTGTGTTGTGGAGGAGGTCCTGCTGACACCAAAAACAG GGAGTCATCGGGGGACGGTAGTGTATATGTCCGGATGAAGTATCATGTCTACAGTGTCTTGGCAAACATTGGTGCTGCCTTGCCGTGCATCTCTGACTGGTCGTCTGGACTTCCTCGTGTCACAG TTTCTCACCATGACCCAGAGTCCACCTTTAACCACAGTTTCATCGAGCCTCCTTCCTCTGGTTGGGTGACGGAGGGCTCGTCCTTTGACAGTGATGAAGAAGAGGGAGAAGCTCTATACTGTGTTCCCCCCAGAGAAG acatTCCGGCTGTGGCTGGTGGAGAGTTCCAGGAGATGAGCTCCAAGTGCAACATGTTTTTAGACCCTTCTGGCTTCAGCTGCGAGGACATCACCTCACCCTTCAACATCCCACGCACCTCCAGCATCGCTAAGTCCAAGCGGCCCTCTGTGTCCTTTGCAGAAGGCACCAGGTTTAGCCCTAAGGAGCGACGTGGCTCGGCTCAGGACTCTGCTGTGCTCTCACGCACTAAACCCAAGTCACCCTGGGGTGTCCTGATGCTGTCATCACTTCAGAATTCGGGAGGTGCACCTCGAGGCAGTGAGAAGGATGGATCTGAGGGTGAAGGGCGGGAAGAGGAGGTGGAAGTAGAGGTGATAGAAGATCAGAGGCATAACTGTACGGCAGCAGAGCAGGAGGAAGAGCGTGCCTCAGCTCAGGTTCCTGCTTGTTCAGGCCCAGCAACGACCTCTAACACTGACACAGCTGCTTCTGAAGCTCAGCCCAACAAGGTGACCACAGTGTATGTGACGGTGGGTAAAGCAGGGAAACCTGTGACCACAACAAACAGCAGCTCTGAGGGGCCGGTTCAGGCCATGCTGCGTAGACTAGGCAGCCTGCAGAGACGACAGGAGCAGGAGTCCAACAGGACTAAACCTAAAAAAGTCGACGAGATCACCAAACCTCCCAGGAAAAAACTGGGGGCCCGGGCCAGAGTGTGGGAGCACAGAGAGCCGTCTGCAGAAGAGGCTGTGGCTTACAAACCCGTCAGAAAGAAGCTCTGTGATGCACCGGGCTCTAGTGATGGTCTGCAGTCAGAGAGCAGCACTCCCGCACGTCAGccctcttttattttgaaaagcgtGCCAGAGGTGTCATCAGCCGATGCAGACTCAGATCTGCAGGTGGATGGAGATCAGAGAGTTATACAGACTGAAAGCCACTACCTGACAGTGGGACCTGCAGGAGATGCTGCAAGGCTCCCTGAGGTTAATGTGAAAGACGAACCATGctatgaaaatatttttattaaacactCTTAA